From the Polaribacter huanghezhanensis genome, the window GAAGCACTTCCTACAAATCCCCATTCTTCACCAACCGTGCTAAAAATATAATCGGTGTCTTGTTCTGGCACAAAATTCCCTTGAGTTCTATCTCCTTGTAAAAAACCTTTTCCGAATCCGCCGCCAGAGCTGATGGCTTGTATAGATTGATCGGTATTATATCCAATCTTTTTGGTGTCTTTAGATAAACCTAAAAGAATTTCGAATCGATCTCTTTGGTGTTGTTCAAAAACATTATTAAAAATAAATCCAGAGCTAAAAATATAGATTCCAAAAACGACATAGAGTCCTAGAATTTTATACCAATTAAATTTAAAATATCCTTTGTTTCTCTTTAGGAAGTAAAAAAGGATTATAGATAATACAATATAAACAGCAGAGATAATGGTTGATGGCCCAAAGAATAATGTTAGTAGAAATAAGATTATTGCAAGTGCGCCAATTGTTATATAATTTAATGTTAAGCCTTCTCTGTTTAGCACAAAAAAGAATGATAGATATACTAAAACTGACCCTAAATCTGGTTGTAAAGCAATTAGAAATGCAGGTAAAAAAATAATTATAAATGCTTTGATTTGATTTTTAATTAGTTTCAAATTGTATTGCCTATCACTTAATAATTTAGCAATAGCAAGTGCTGTAAATGCTTTGGCAAATTCT encodes:
- the rodA gene encoding rod shape-determining protein RodA, with protein sequence MRAEKNNIFYGIDWILVILYIALVGFGWMNIYAATTTDNNSEILDLSTRYGKQLLWILLCIPLIILILFFNSKFYEKFASILYLIGILSLIGLFIFGKNINGAQSWYSFGSASFQPSEFAKAFTALAIAKLLSDRQYNLKLIKNQIKAFIIIFLPAFLIALQPDLGSVLVYLSFFFVLNREGLTLNYITIGALAIILFLLTLFFGPSTIISAVYIVLSIILFYFLKRNKGYFKFNWYKILGLYVVFGIYIFSSGFIFNNVFEQHQRDRFEILLGLSKDTKKIGYNTDQSIQAISSGGGFGKGFLQGDRTQGNFVPEQDTDYIFSTVGEEWGFVGSASVIILFMLLLYRVLYLAETHKNKFGRIYGYSLASILFFHVVINIGMVTQLLPTVGIPLPFFSYGGSSLWGFTLLLFIFIKLDANKSYDW